A single genomic interval of uncultured Desulfobacter sp. harbors:
- a CDS encoding EamA family transporter, with the protein MTWVILILFSALTRGIGDIFYKKLSFDFTPQTILLFSSFLNLLFLAPTFGGVGLLETKLFLFVFLKAVTMTTAWLLFLYSLKKLPISIATPLQMLSTLFAIIFGFLFLKESLTILQSIGIFILLSGLLALQMLSKKEKEDIKKINNILSKAFFLGILASFFSALSLTLDRYLLRDLIDPVNLQFWFYIFILTNTFVVFLFLKTPVKKTFQNLKSKWWIFFILSLLLVVSDKTYMTAATYPLALLGLLIPMKRLSIIFSVFIGGKAFKEKNLGSKIFATIVMLAGLFLMVW; encoded by the coding sequence ATGACTTGGGTTATTTTAATTTTATTTTCGGCACTTACTCGGGGTATTGGTGATATTTTTTATAAAAAATTAAGTTTTGATTTTACCCCACAGACGATTTTGCTTTTTTCCTCTTTTTTAAACCTTCTTTTTTTAGCACCCACTTTTGGTGGGGTTGGATTACTTGAAACAAAACTTTTTCTATTTGTTTTTTTGAAAGCTGTCACCATGACTACCGCTTGGCTTCTTTTTTTATATTCTCTTAAAAAATTACCAATCTCAATTGCCACCCCCCTACAAATGCTTTCTACGCTTTTTGCCATTATATTCGGTTTCTTATTCTTAAAGGAAAGTCTTACAATATTGCAATCTATTGGTATTTTTATTCTTTTAAGCGGGCTTTTAGCCCTACAAATGCTTTCAAAGAAAGAAAAAGAAGACATTAAAAAAATAAATAATATTTTATCCAAAGCTTTTTTTCTTGGAATTTTAGCCAGTTTTTTTAGCGCGTTATCATTAACGCTTGATCGATACCTACTTCGTGATTTAATTGATCCGGTTAATCTACAGTTTTGGTTCTATATTTTTATATTAACCAATACATTTGTAGTATTTTTATTTTTAAAAACGCCTGTAAAAAAAACGTTTCAAAATTTAAAGTCAAAATGGTGGATATTTTTTATTTTAAGCCTTTTGTTAGTGGTTTCTGATAAAACTTATATGACAGCGGCTACTTATCCCTTGGCTCTTTTGGGACTCTTAATTCCCATGAAAAGACTTTCTATTATCTTTAGTGTTTTTATTGGCGGTAAAGCGTTTAAAGAAAAAAATTTAGGAAGTAAAATTTTTGCTACTATTGTAATGTTGGCGGGACTATTTTTAATGGTGTGGTAA
- a CDS encoding HD domain-containing protein, producing the protein MSSQIPTRDAALALLKKYNTSESLIKHAFAVEGVMRYMAGKYGEDKDTWGIVGLIHDLDYERFPEQHCKKTEQILKENDWPEDLIRAVVSHGWGICTDVKPESTMEKVLFAIDELTGLVATSALVRPSKSVMDMKAKSVKKKWKDKRFAAGVDRSIIQKGADMLGVELGELITDTIMGMREVAVEIGLKGDA; encoded by the coding sequence ATGAGCAGCCAAATACCTACACGTGACGCAGCCTTGGCGCTTCTAAAAAAATACAACACGAGCGAGAGCCTTATCAAACACGCATTTGCCGTCGAAGGTGTGATGCGTTACATGGCTGGAAAATATGGTGAGGATAAAGATACATGGGGTATTGTGGGTTTAATCCACGACCTTGATTATGAGCGGTTTCCTGAGCAGCACTGCAAAAAGACCGAGCAGATTTTAAAGGAAAACGATTGGCCGGAGGATTTGATTCGTGCCGTGGTCAGCCATGGATGGGGTATTTGCACGGATGTCAAGCCCGAAAGCACCATGGAAAAAGTGCTCTTTGCCATTGATGAGCTTACCGGGTTGGTGGCGACTTCGGCGCTGGTGAGGCCTTCAAAGAGCGTCATGGACATGAAAGCCAAATCGGTCAAGAAAAAGTGGAAAGACAAAAGATTTGCGGCGGGTGTTGATCGATCAATTATCCAGAAAGGCGCCGATATGTTGGGGGTTGAATTGGGCGAACTGATTACGGATACGATTATGGGCATGCGTGAGGTTGCCGTTGAGATAGGGTTGAAAGGAGACGCCTAA
- a CDS encoding alpha/beta hydrolase, with the protein MEKSHTNPYAALDQPQVLQFLFHPRRDDPQKAGSGKEHFIPVDQDIEVGAAFHLGDPSFPNILFFHGNGEIVSDYDDLGPIFNRMGINFLVVDYRGYGKSSGSPTVFSMLLDCHTILDFVVNELKNRNFTGSLTVMGRSLGSASALELAATRQDSIDRLIIESGFAHAAPLLKTLGIDPDMIGFQEEQGFGNADKIKHWNKPLLIIHAQFDHIIDFSQGEVLYSLCPSADKDLLMIPGANHNDIFMKGFDMYLNRLKNFLIPQDL; encoded by the coding sequence ATGGAAAAAAGTCATACCAATCCGTACGCGGCCCTGGATCAGCCCCAGGTGCTTCAATTTTTGTTTCACCCAAGGCGTGATGATCCCCAAAAGGCAGGTTCCGGCAAGGAGCATTTTATTCCGGTTGATCAGGATATTGAAGTCGGAGCGGCCTTTCACCTGGGAGATCCGTCATTTCCCAACATCCTTTTCTTTCACGGCAATGGCGAGATCGTATCCGACTACGATGATCTTGGCCCCATTTTCAACCGTATGGGCATCAACTTCCTGGTGGTCGATTACCGGGGATACGGCAAATCCTCAGGCTCGCCCACGGTCTTTTCAATGCTTCTGGACTGCCACACAATTCTGGATTTTGTCGTTAACGAACTTAAAAACCGCAATTTCACAGGTTCTCTTACCGTTATGGGCCGTTCCCTTGGCAGTGCATCGGCTCTGGAGCTGGCTGCCACACGCCAGGACAGCATTGACAGGCTGATCATCGAAAGCGGGTTTGCCCATGCAGCCCCGCTTTTGAAAACCCTTGGGATTGATCCTGACATGATCGGTTTTCAGGAAGAACAAGGATTCGGCAATGCCGATAAAATCAAGCATTGGAACAAACCTCTTTTAATTATTCATGCACAGTTTGACCATATTATCGACTTTTCACAAGGTGAAGTGCTTTATAGCCTTTGCCCTTCTGCCGACAAAGACCTTTTGATGATCCCCGGCGCAAATCACAACGATATTTTTATGAAGGGGTTTGATATGTATTTAAAC
- a CDS encoding M23 family metallopeptidase — translation MITAVSLAETNTDGKEATVLAHPKQVGIGQPFLVRLTSVQAFDKILVRWMDREFVPAVSQWNGHHIAIAMLGTDVLTIKPGRRKLLVRAWAGGNETVWQRSVLIVGRTYPRQALNLPSKMVTPPTVELERIKAERTRTQEAKTTWSDQRLWRLPFHRPVEGKYTSVYGLQRVLNGKPKNPHRGVDFRAPTGTAVEAVADGRVLLAESHYYAGNSMYIDHGNGVISLYFHLSRFDVSQGDIIKRGQIIGRSGSTGRATGPHLHLSISVQGQLVDPVPLFERTSDQLLR, via the coding sequence ATGATAACTGCTGTCAGCCTGGCAGAAACCAACACTGACGGCAAAGAGGCTACGGTCCTCGCCCATCCAAAGCAGGTGGGTATCGGACAGCCTTTTCTTGTTCGGTTGACATCAGTCCAGGCCTTTGACAAAATTCTTGTCCGGTGGATGGATCGGGAGTTTGTACCGGCAGTCTCCCAGTGGAACGGACATCATATAGCGATTGCCATGTTGGGTACGGATGTCCTTACCATCAAGCCGGGTCGCCGGAAACTTCTGGTCCGGGCGTGGGCAGGAGGAAACGAGACCGTCTGGCAACGGTCAGTACTTATTGTTGGCCGAACATATCCCCGTCAGGCGCTGAACCTGCCGTCAAAGATGGTGACGCCGCCCACTGTTGAACTTGAGCGGATAAAGGCGGAAAGGACTCGGACCCAGGAGGCCAAAACTACCTGGTCAGACCAGCGGTTGTGGCGACTGCCCTTTCATCGGCCGGTGGAGGGAAAATACACCAGTGTTTATGGTCTGCAACGCGTGCTGAACGGCAAACCCAAAAATCCCCACCGGGGAGTGGATTTCAGGGCACCGACGGGAACCGCTGTGGAAGCGGTGGCAGACGGCAGGGTCCTTTTGGCTGAATCCCATTATTATGCCGGCAATTCCATGTATATAGACCATGGTAACGGTGTTATTTCCCTGTACTTTCACCTGAGTAGATTCGACGTGTCTCAGGGGGATATTATAAAAAGGGGACAGATTATCGGTCGATCCGGTTCTACGGGCCGGGCCACGGGTCCTCACCTGCATTTGTCTATATCTGTGCAGGGCCAGCTGGTAGATCCGGTGCCGTTGTTTGAGCGGACAAGCGATCAATTGCTCCGGTGA
- a CDS encoding helix-turn-helix transcriptional regulator has product MTTVLTNNVQIIEQGGKPAFAVIPWDDYQSLVEGVVPDDSDVWFPHEVVKANVRGDSLVKAWREYLGMTQAELAAKAGIKQPALARIEKIDANPRKSTLIRLAEAMGLTVEQLIE; this is encoded by the coding sequence GTGACAACCGTACTTACCAATAACGTCCAAATAATTGAACAGGGAGGAAAGCCGGCGTTTGCTGTAATCCCCTGGGATGATTACCAGTCCTTGGTTGAAGGAGTGGTGCCGGATGACTCTGACGTATGGTTTCCTCACGAAGTGGTTAAGGCCAACGTCAGAGGGGACAGCCTTGTAAAAGCTTGGCGTGAATATTTGGGCATGACCCAGGCAGAGCTTGCTGCTAAGGCAGGAATAAAACAACCGGCACTGGCCAGAATTGAAAAAATAGACGCCAACCCAAGAAAAAGTACTCTGATCAGGTTGGCAGAGGCAATGGGTCTAACTGTTGAGCAACTTATAGAATAA
- a CDS encoding type II toxin-antitoxin system RelE/ParE family toxin codes for MKTIRWHNRARKQIKKVPKEYQESIFQSIDQLINFPNCTGLDVKPLKNHKYDYRMRVGRYRVLFDDEDQVQIISIQEVKKRDNRTYQ; via the coding sequence ATGAAAACAATTCGATGGCACAACAGAGCCCGTAAACAAATAAAAAAAGTGCCGAAGGAGTATCAGGAATCAATTTTTCAAAGCATTGATCAGTTGATTAATTTTCCAAATTGCACGGGCCTTGATGTAAAACCATTAAAAAACCACAAATATGATTACAGAATGAGAGTGGGCCGCTACCGAGTTCTATTTGACGACGAAGATCAGGTTCAAATTATATCAATACAGGAGGTAAAAAAACGTGACAACCGTACTTACCAATAA